The Cygnus olor isolate bCygOlo1 chromosome 30 unlocalized genomic scaffold, bCygOlo1.pri.v2 SUPER_30A, whole genome shotgun sequence genome has a segment encoding these proteins:
- the PNPLA6 gene encoding patatin-like phospholipase domain-containing protein 6 isoform X12, with protein sequence MGQGESEQQEEAEDASLTAVLPRLFADEQLSTGAVLGVMLGLSLFAVLVATAIVVLARRLRLKKVPAQGTPKYRFRKRDKVLFYGRKIMRKVSQSTSSLVDTTISSTSRPRMKKKLKMLNIAKKFLRIQKELPTLQLKEPPPSVLEADLTEFDVANSHLPSEVLYMLKNVRVLGHFEKPLFLELCKHMVFQQCQQGDYVFRPGQPDTSIYVLQDGKLELLLTEPDGKETVMKEVFPGDSVHSLLSILDVITGHQRPYRTVCARAAEDSTVLRLPVEAFSAVFEKYPESLVRVVQIIMVRLQRVTFLALHNYLGLTNELFSHEMQPLRLFPQPGHATRTSPVRHSKRGLSAAEEGRERQMELVEPLKAGALDAPAPPLLSRCISMPVDISGIQKGPRSDFDMAYERGRISVSLQEDSTGAMAAFSRSVSHEPKERKSVTVEEQPSGVYRYNYCEDDSASGDWPFGPYQGRQTSAIFEAAKRELVKLMKVEDPSLLNNRVLLHHAKAGTVIARQGDQDVSLHFVLWGCLHVYQRMIDKAEDVCLFLTQPGEMVGQLAVLTGEPLIFTIKANRDCTFLKISKSDFYEIMREQPSVVLSVAHTVAARMSPFVRQMDFAIDWMAVEAGRALYRQGDKSDCTYIALNGRLRSVIQKGSGKKELIGEYGRGDLIGVVEALTRQPRATTVHAVRDTELAKLPEGTLNNIKRRYPQVVTRLIHLLSQKILGNLQQLRGPFAGSGLGMASSSEPTNPTSNLSTVAVLPVCDDVPTAAFTLELKHALNAIGPTLLLTSDIIRARLGSSALDSIQEYRLSGWLAQQEDIHRIVLYQTDCTLTPWTVRCIRQADCILIIGLGDQEPVLGELEQMLENTAVRALKQLVLLHREDGPSPSRTVEWLNMRSWCSGHLHIKCPRRVFSRRSPAKLREMYEKVFEKSADRHSDFSRLARVLTGNTIALVLGGGGARGCSHIGVIKSMEEAGIPIDMVGGTSIGSFIGALYAEERSAVRTKQRAREWAKCMNSVFETVLDLTYPITSMFSGSAFNASINKVFQDKQIEDLWLPYFNVTTDITASAMRVHTDADIARNMGAKTVIAIDVGSQDETDLCNYGDSLSGWWLLWKRLNPWAEKVKVPDMAEIQSRLAYVSCVRQLEVVKSSSYCEYIRPPIDRFKTMDFGKFDEIYDVGYQHGKVVFDGWSRGDIIEKMVKDRRSADFYESKRMDVLTCPSAGFTDLAEIISRIEPAKPYPSDGYADEESDYLTEYEDEGPELTRGEEEAFAPTEWPGAGTLEAEDEKSLRHRLSPARASSMSHT encoded by the exons ATGGGGCAGGGCGAGtcggagcagcaggaggaggcggAG GATGCGTCCCTGACGGCCGTGCTGCCCAGGCTGTTTGCCGACGAGCAGCTCTCCACCGGGGCG GTACTGGGGGTGATGCTCGGCCTCAGCCTCTTCGCAGTCCTCGTCGCCACTGCCATCGTGGTGCTGGCCCGGCGGCTGCGCCTTAAGA AGGTCCCAGCGCAGGGGACACCCAAATACCGCTTCCGAAAGAGGGACAAGGTGCTTTTCTACGGGCGCAAGATCATGCGCAAG GTCTCCCAGTCCACCTCCTCCCTGGTGGACACCACCATCTCCAGCACCTCGCGGCCCCGCATGAAGAAGAAGCTCAAGATGCTCAACATTGCCAAAAA GTTCCTGCGCATCCAGAAGGAGCTGCCCACGCTGCAGCTGAAGGAGCCCCCGCCCTCCGTGCTGGAAGCCGACCTGACCGAATTTGACGTGGCCAATTCTCACCTACCCTCCGAGGTGCTCTACATGCTCAAAAATGTCCG GGTGCTGGGACACTTTGAGAAGCCGCTGTTCCTGGAGCTCTGCAAGCACATGGTTTTCCAGCAGTGTCAGCAAGGGGATTACGTCTTCCGACCCGGTCAGCCCGACACCAGCATCTACGTGCTGCAGGATGGcaagctggagctgctcctgaCCGAGCCG GATGGAAAGGAGACGGTGATGAAAGAGGTGTTCCCCGGAGATAGCGTGCACAGCCTGCTCAGCATCCTCGATGTCATCACG GGCCACCAGCGGCCGTACCGGACGGTGTGCGCGCGGGCGGCTGAGGACTCCACCGTGCTGCGGCTGCCGGTTGAAGCCTTCTCAGCCGTCTTCGAGAAATACCCCGAAAGTTTGGTGCGGGTGGTGCAG ATCATCATGGTGCGCTTGCAGCGTGTCACCTTCCTGGCGCTGCACAATTACTTGGGATTGACCAACGAGCTTTTCAGCCAC GAGATGCAGCCGCTGCGGCTCTTCCCACAGCCTGGCCACGCCACCCGCACCAGCCCCGTCCGCCACAGCAAGCGGGGGCTCAGCGCTGCCGAAGAGGGCAGGGAAAGGCAAATGGAGCTGG TTGAGCCGCTGAAAGCCGGAGCCCTGGATGCCCCCGCGCCGCCGCTGCTGAGCCGCTGCATCTCCATGCCAGTGGATATCTCTG GCATCCAGAAGGGTCCCCGCTCCGACTTTGACATGGCCTACGAGCGCGGCCGCATCTCGGTGTcgctgcaggaggacagcacCGGCGCCATGGCCGCCTTCTCCCGG TCCGTCTCGCACGAGCCCAAGGAGCGCAAGTCGGTGACGGTGGAGGAGCAGCCCTCAGGTGTCTACCGCTACAACTACTGCGAGGACGACTCAGCGAGCGGGGACTGGCCCTTTGGGCCCTACCAGGGCCGCCAGACCAGCGCCATCTTTGAGGCTGCCAAGCGGGAGCTGGTCAAGCTGATGAAGGTGGAG GACCCTTCTCTGCTCAACAATCGCGTTTTGCTCCATCATGCGAAAGCCGGCACGGTCATTGCCCGTCAAGGGGACCAG GACGTGAGCCTCCACTttgtgctgtggggctgcctgcACGTGTACCAGAGGATGATCGACAAGGCGGAGGACGTCTGCCTCTTCCTGACGCAGCCTGGCGAGATGGTGGGGCAGCTGGCTGTGCTCACTGGCGAGCCCCTCATCTTCACCATCAAGGCCAACCGTGACTGCACCTTCCTCAAGATCTCCAAATCGGACTTCTACGA GATCATGCGGGAGCAGCCCAGCGTGGTGCTGAGTGTCGCCCACACCGTGGCTGCCCGCATGTCACCCTTCGTGCGCCAGATGGACTTCGCCATCGACTGGATGGCAGTGGAGGCCGGCCGGGCGCTCTACAG GCAGGGCGACAAGTCGGACTGCACCTACATCGCGCTCAACGGGCGCCTCCGCTCCGTCATCCAGAAGGGCAGCGGCAAGAAGGAGCTCATTGGGGAGTACGGCCGTGGGGACCTCATCGGCGTG GTGGAAGCCCTCACCCGGCAGCCCCGTGCCACCACGGTCCACGCGGTCCGGGACACAGAGCTGGCTAAGCTGCCTGAGGGCACCTTGAACAACATCAAGCGTCGATACCCCCAG GTTGTCACCCGTCTCATCCACCTCCTGAGCCAGAAGATCTTGGGAAACCTCCAGCAGCTCCGCGGCCCCTTTGCAG GCTCTGGTTTGGGCATGGCCTCCAGCTCGGAGCCCACCAACCCTACCAGCAACCTGTCAACGGTGGCGGTGCTGCCGGTGTGTGACGATGTGCCAACGGCCGCCTTCACGTTGGAGCTCAAGCATGCGCTTAATGCCATTG GTCCTACGCTGCTCCTCACCAGCGACATCATCCGCGCTCGACTTGGCTCCTCGGCGCTTGACAG CATCCAGGAGTACCGCCTGTCGGGCTGGCTGGCACAGCAAGAAGACATCCACCGCATCGTGCTCTACCAAACCGACTGCACCCTGACGCCATGGACCGTGCGCTGCATCCGTCAGGCTGACTGCATCCTCATCATAGGCTTGGGCGACCAGGAGCCGGTGCTGGGAGAG ctggagcagatgCTGGAGAACACGGCGGTGCGTGCGCTGAAGCAGCTGGTCCTCCTGCACCGCGAGGATGGCCCCAGCCCGTCCCGCACTGTCGAGTGGCTCAACATGCGGAGCTGGTGCTCGGGCCACCTGCACATCAAGTGTCCCCGACGTGTCTTCTCCCGTCGCAGCCCCGCCAAGCTG CGGGAGATGTACGAGAAGGTCTTTGAGAAGAGCGCTGATCGGCACAGCGACTTCTCCCGCCTGGCGCGGGTGCTCACGGGTAACACCATTGCCCTTGTCCTGGGGGGCGGCGGAGCCAG GGGCTGCTCCCACATTGGGGTAATCAAGTCGATGGAGGAAGCGGGGATCCCCATTGACATGGTTGGTGGCACCTCCATTGGCTCCTTCATCGGGGCGCTGTACGCCGAGGAGCGCAGCGCTGTGCGCACCAAGCAGCGGGCGCGCGAGTGGGCCAAG TGCATGAATTCGGTGTTCGAGACCGTCCTGGATCTCACCTACCCCATCACCTCCATGTTTTCGGGCTCAGCCTTCAACGCCAGCATCAACAAGGTTTTCCAGGACAAGCAGATCGAG GACCTTTGGCTTCCCTACTTCAACGTCACGACTGACATCACGGCCTCGGCCATGCGGGTGCACACGGACG CCGACATCGCCCGCAACATGGGTGCCAAGACGGTGATCGCCATCGACGTGGGCAGCCAGGATGAGACGGACCTGTGCAACTATGGGGACAGCCTGTcaggctggtggctgctctGGAAACGCCTCAACCCCTGGGCTGAGAAAGTCAAG GTGCCTGACATGGCAGAGATCCAGTCGCGGTTGGCCTACGTGTCATGCGTGCGGCAGCTGGAGGTGGTGAAGTCCAGCTCGTACTGCGAGTACATCCGCCCCCCCATTGACCGCTTCAAGACCATGGATTTTGGCAAGTTCGACGAGATCTAC GACGTGGGGTACCAGCACGGCAAGGTGGTCTTCGATGGTTGGAGCCGGGGCGACATCATCGAGAAGATGGTGAAGGACCGACGCTCGGCTGACTTCTATGAGAGCAAACGCATGGAC GTGCTCACATGCCCCAGCGCTGGCTTCACGGACCTGGCAGAGATCATCTCCCGCATCGAGCCCGCCAAGCCCTACCCATCGGATGGCTACGCGGACG aaGAGTCCGACTACCTCACTGAGTACGAGGACGAGGGGCCGGAGCTCACGCGTGGTGAGGAGGAAGCATTTGCCCCGACCGAGTGGCCCGGAGCTGGCACTTTGGAGGCT gaGGATGAGAAGAGCCTGCGGCACCGTCTGAGCCCAGCCCGAGCCTCCTCCATGTCCCACACGTGA
- the PNPLA6 gene encoding patatin-like phospholipase domain-containing protein 6 isoform X8: MGQGESEQQEEAEVGNATAAGWGDGPHPVVSPALGLSHLSPQDASLTAVLPRLFADEQLSTGAVLGVMLGLSLFAVLVATAIVVLARRLRLKKVPAQGTPKYRFRKRDKVLFYGRKIMRKVSQSTSSLVDTTISSTSRPRMKKKLKMLNIAKKFLRIQKELPTLQLKEPPPSVLEADLTEFDVANSHLPSEVLYMLKNVRVLGHFEKPLFLELCKHMVFQQCQQGDYVFRPGQPDTSIYVLQDGKLELLLTEPDGKETVMKEVFPGDSVHSLLSILDVITGHQRPYRTVCARAAEDSTVLRLPVEAFSAVFEKYPESLVRVVQIIMVRLQRVTFLALHNYLGLTNELFSHEMQPLRLFPQPGHATRTSPVRHSKRGLSAAEEGRERQMELVEPLKAGALDAPAPPLLSRCISMPVDISGIQKGPRSDFDMAYERGRISVSLQEDSTGAMAAFSRSVSHEPKERKSVTVEEQPSGVYRYNYCEDDSASGDWPFGPYQGRQTSAIFEAAKRELVKLMKVEDPSLLNNRVLLHHAKAGTVIARQGDQDVSLHFVLWGCLHVYQRMIDKAEDVCLFLTQPGEMVGQLAVLTGEPLIFTIKANRDCTFLKISKSDFYEIMREQPSVVLSVAHTVAARMSPFVRQMDFAIDWMAVEAGRALYRQGDKSDCTYIALNGRLRSVIQKGSGKKELIGEYGRGDLIGVVEALTRQPRATTVHAVRDTELAKLPEGTLNNIKRRYPQVVTRLIHLLSQKILGNLQQLRGPFAGSGLGMASSSEPTNPTSNLSTVAVLPVCDDVPTAAFTLELKHALNAIGPTLLLTSDIIRARLGSSALDSIQEYRLSGWLAQQEDIHRIVLYQTDCTLTPWTVRCIRQADCILIIGLGDQEPVLGELEQMLENTAVRALKQLVLLHREDGPSPSRTVEWLNMRSWCSGHLHIKCPRRVFSRRSPAKLREMYEKVFEKSADRHSDFSRLARVLTGNTIALVLGGGGARGCSHIGVIKSMEEAGIPIDMVGGTSIGSFIGALYAEERSAVRTKQRAREWAKCMNSVFETVLDLTYPITSMFSGSAFNASINKVFQDKQIEDLWLPYFNVTTDITASAMRVHTDGSLWRYVRASMTLSGYLPPLCDPKDGNLLMDGGYINNLPADIARNMGAKTVIAIDVGSQDETDLCNYGDSLSGWWLLWKRLNPWAEKVKVPDMAEIQSRLAYVSCVRQLEVVKSSSYCEYIRPPIDRFKTMDFGKFDEIYDVGYQHGKVVFDGWSRGDIIEKMVKDRRSADFYESKRMDVLTCPSAGFTDLAEIISRIEPAKPYPSDGYADEESDYLTEYEDEGPELTRGEEEAFAPTEWPGAGTLEAEDEKSLRHRLSPARASSMSHT, encoded by the exons ATGGGGCAGGGCGAGtcggagcagcaggaggaggcggAGGTAGGAAACGCCACCGCCGCTGGATGGGGTGACGGTCCCCACCCCGTGGTGTCCCCCGCCCTGGGGCTCAGCCACCTGTCCCCGCAGGATGCGTCCCTGACGGCCGTGCTGCCCAGGCTGTTTGCCGACGAGCAGCTCTCCACCGGGGCG GTACTGGGGGTGATGCTCGGCCTCAGCCTCTTCGCAGTCCTCGTCGCCACTGCCATCGTGGTGCTGGCCCGGCGGCTGCGCCTTAAGA AGGTCCCAGCGCAGGGGACACCCAAATACCGCTTCCGAAAGAGGGACAAGGTGCTTTTCTACGGGCGCAAGATCATGCGCAAG GTCTCCCAGTCCACCTCCTCCCTGGTGGACACCACCATCTCCAGCACCTCGCGGCCCCGCATGAAGAAGAAGCTCAAGATGCTCAACATTGCCAAAAA GTTCCTGCGCATCCAGAAGGAGCTGCCCACGCTGCAGCTGAAGGAGCCCCCGCCCTCCGTGCTGGAAGCCGACCTGACCGAATTTGACGTGGCCAATTCTCACCTACCCTCCGAGGTGCTCTACATGCTCAAAAATGTCCG GGTGCTGGGACACTTTGAGAAGCCGCTGTTCCTGGAGCTCTGCAAGCACATGGTTTTCCAGCAGTGTCAGCAAGGGGATTACGTCTTCCGACCCGGTCAGCCCGACACCAGCATCTACGTGCTGCAGGATGGcaagctggagctgctcctgaCCGAGCCG GATGGAAAGGAGACGGTGATGAAAGAGGTGTTCCCCGGAGATAGCGTGCACAGCCTGCTCAGCATCCTCGATGTCATCACG GGCCACCAGCGGCCGTACCGGACGGTGTGCGCGCGGGCGGCTGAGGACTCCACCGTGCTGCGGCTGCCGGTTGAAGCCTTCTCAGCCGTCTTCGAGAAATACCCCGAAAGTTTGGTGCGGGTGGTGCAG ATCATCATGGTGCGCTTGCAGCGTGTCACCTTCCTGGCGCTGCACAATTACTTGGGATTGACCAACGAGCTTTTCAGCCAC GAGATGCAGCCGCTGCGGCTCTTCCCACAGCCTGGCCACGCCACCCGCACCAGCCCCGTCCGCCACAGCAAGCGGGGGCTCAGCGCTGCCGAAGAGGGCAGGGAAAGGCAAATGGAGCTGG TTGAGCCGCTGAAAGCCGGAGCCCTGGATGCCCCCGCGCCGCCGCTGCTGAGCCGCTGCATCTCCATGCCAGTGGATATCTCTG GCATCCAGAAGGGTCCCCGCTCCGACTTTGACATGGCCTACGAGCGCGGCCGCATCTCGGTGTcgctgcaggaggacagcacCGGCGCCATGGCCGCCTTCTCCCGG TCCGTCTCGCACGAGCCCAAGGAGCGCAAGTCGGTGACGGTGGAGGAGCAGCCCTCAGGTGTCTACCGCTACAACTACTGCGAGGACGACTCAGCGAGCGGGGACTGGCCCTTTGGGCCCTACCAGGGCCGCCAGACCAGCGCCATCTTTGAGGCTGCCAAGCGGGAGCTGGTCAAGCTGATGAAGGTGGAG GACCCTTCTCTGCTCAACAATCGCGTTTTGCTCCATCATGCGAAAGCCGGCACGGTCATTGCCCGTCAAGGGGACCAG GACGTGAGCCTCCACTttgtgctgtggggctgcctgcACGTGTACCAGAGGATGATCGACAAGGCGGAGGACGTCTGCCTCTTCCTGACGCAGCCTGGCGAGATGGTGGGGCAGCTGGCTGTGCTCACTGGCGAGCCCCTCATCTTCACCATCAAGGCCAACCGTGACTGCACCTTCCTCAAGATCTCCAAATCGGACTTCTACGA GATCATGCGGGAGCAGCCCAGCGTGGTGCTGAGTGTCGCCCACACCGTGGCTGCCCGCATGTCACCCTTCGTGCGCCAGATGGACTTCGCCATCGACTGGATGGCAGTGGAGGCCGGCCGGGCGCTCTACAG GCAGGGCGACAAGTCGGACTGCACCTACATCGCGCTCAACGGGCGCCTCCGCTCCGTCATCCAGAAGGGCAGCGGCAAGAAGGAGCTCATTGGGGAGTACGGCCGTGGGGACCTCATCGGCGTG GTGGAAGCCCTCACCCGGCAGCCCCGTGCCACCACGGTCCACGCGGTCCGGGACACAGAGCTGGCTAAGCTGCCTGAGGGCACCTTGAACAACATCAAGCGTCGATACCCCCAG GTTGTCACCCGTCTCATCCACCTCCTGAGCCAGAAGATCTTGGGAAACCTCCAGCAGCTCCGCGGCCCCTTTGCAG GCTCTGGTTTGGGCATGGCCTCCAGCTCGGAGCCCACCAACCCTACCAGCAACCTGTCAACGGTGGCGGTGCTGCCGGTGTGTGACGATGTGCCAACGGCCGCCTTCACGTTGGAGCTCAAGCATGCGCTTAATGCCATTG GTCCTACGCTGCTCCTCACCAGCGACATCATCCGCGCTCGACTTGGCTCCTCGGCGCTTGACAG CATCCAGGAGTACCGCCTGTCGGGCTGGCTGGCACAGCAAGAAGACATCCACCGCATCGTGCTCTACCAAACCGACTGCACCCTGACGCCATGGACCGTGCGCTGCATCCGTCAGGCTGACTGCATCCTCATCATAGGCTTGGGCGACCAGGAGCCGGTGCTGGGAGAG ctggagcagatgCTGGAGAACACGGCGGTGCGTGCGCTGAAGCAGCTGGTCCTCCTGCACCGCGAGGATGGCCCCAGCCCGTCCCGCACTGTCGAGTGGCTCAACATGCGGAGCTGGTGCTCGGGCCACCTGCACATCAAGTGTCCCCGACGTGTCTTCTCCCGTCGCAGCCCCGCCAAGCTG CGGGAGATGTACGAGAAGGTCTTTGAGAAGAGCGCTGATCGGCACAGCGACTTCTCCCGCCTGGCGCGGGTGCTCACGGGTAACACCATTGCCCTTGTCCTGGGGGGCGGCGGAGCCAG GGGCTGCTCCCACATTGGGGTAATCAAGTCGATGGAGGAAGCGGGGATCCCCATTGACATGGTTGGTGGCACCTCCATTGGCTCCTTCATCGGGGCGCTGTACGCCGAGGAGCGCAGCGCTGTGCGCACCAAGCAGCGGGCGCGCGAGTGGGCCAAG TGCATGAATTCGGTGTTCGAGACCGTCCTGGATCTCACCTACCCCATCACCTCCATGTTTTCGGGCTCAGCCTTCAACGCCAGCATCAACAAGGTTTTCCAGGACAAGCAGATCGAG GACCTTTGGCTTCCCTACTTCAACGTCACGACTGACATCACGGCCTCGGCCATGCGGGTGCACACGGACG GCTCGCTCTGGCGGTACGTGCGAGCCAGCATGACCCTTTCTGGGTACCTACCGCCACTCTGCGACCCCAAGGACGGCAACTTGCTGATGGACGGTGGTTACATCAACAACCTGCCAG CCGACATCGCCCGCAACATGGGTGCCAAGACGGTGATCGCCATCGACGTGGGCAGCCAGGATGAGACGGACCTGTGCAACTATGGGGACAGCCTGTcaggctggtggctgctctGGAAACGCCTCAACCCCTGGGCTGAGAAAGTCAAG GTGCCTGACATGGCAGAGATCCAGTCGCGGTTGGCCTACGTGTCATGCGTGCGGCAGCTGGAGGTGGTGAAGTCCAGCTCGTACTGCGAGTACATCCGCCCCCCCATTGACCGCTTCAAGACCATGGATTTTGGCAAGTTCGACGAGATCTAC GACGTGGGGTACCAGCACGGCAAGGTGGTCTTCGATGGTTGGAGCCGGGGCGACATCATCGAGAAGATGGTGAAGGACCGACGCTCGGCTGACTTCTATGAGAGCAAACGCATGGAC GTGCTCACATGCCCCAGCGCTGGCTTCACGGACCTGGCAGAGATCATCTCCCGCATCGAGCCCGCCAAGCCCTACCCATCGGATGGCTACGCGGACG aaGAGTCCGACTACCTCACTGAGTACGAGGACGAGGGGCCGGAGCTCACGCGTGGTGAGGAGGAAGCATTTGCCCCGACCGAGTGGCCCGGAGCTGGCACTTTGGAGGCT gaGGATGAGAAGAGCCTGCGGCACCGTCTGAGCCCAGCCCGAGCCTCCTCCATGTCCCACACGTGA